A genome region from Trachemys scripta elegans isolate TJP31775 chromosome 2, CAS_Tse_1.0, whole genome shotgun sequence includes the following:
- the FANCD2OS gene encoding FANCD2 opposite strand protein, with the protein MAGGYQLWAPWSPLDESLQWLRGATPRPCTKHPFRAAPRGCCPQSAAADLEVQLCFQGLSLVLEPGAKGPGLPAGEPRRSAALRKPQAVRLSGLDSVFGRLVTAQPPRWTGSFRVSERSAFCQVISPRQRWPRGLREPQVRMAVAMCRQMLRAILLLYAAYKKCAFALQHSR; encoded by the coding sequence ATGGCCGGCGGGTACCAGCTGTGGGCGCCCTGGTCGCCGCTGGACGAGTCCCTGCAGTGGCTGCGGGGCGCCACCCCCCGGCCGTGCACCAAGCACCCGTTCCGGGCGGCGCCGCGCGGCTGCTGCCCGCAGAGCGCGGCCGCGGACCTGGAGGTGCAGCTGTGCTTCCAGGGGCTCAGCCTGGTGCTGGAGCCGGGCGCCAAGGGGCCCGGCCTGCCggcgggggagccgcggcggagCGCGGCGCTGCGCAAGCCCCAGGCGGTGCGGCTCAGCGGGCTGGACTCGGTCTTCGGGCGGCTGGTGACGGCGCAGCCCCCGCGCTGGACCGGCTCGTTCCGGGTGTCGGAGCGCTCGGCTTTCTGCCAAGTGATCAGCCCCCGGCAGCGCTGGCCCCGCGGGCTCCGCGAGCCGCAGGTCCGCATGGCCGTGGCCATGTGCCGGCAGATGCTGCGGGCCATCCTGCTGCTCTACGCCGCCTACAAGAAGTGCGCCTTCGCCCTGCAGCACTCCCGCTGA